Proteins encoded together in one bacterium window:
- a CDS encoding radical SAM protein — protein MKPVICNYYVTCRCNARCGFCSVWRENGASASEESSPAVVCRNLGDVKLLGVKIVDFTGGEPLLYEGLPQVLAYARNIGLRTTVTTNGIRYVERASGLSGLVDILQFSLDGADRATHDRVTGVPSFDRVMEGLEVARLLGERPGLIHTVTDENLGAVPDVCALARKLDVLLFLNPCFSYFGNGGLSREGALKLENMRVGSGVTIDRGFLKFLIDGGNKMSSPRCLAVSSTIVISPDDKLLLPCYHRKVRSVPINGRLLALRKSRIVHEEQSREGRYPFCEGCAINCYLRASLFRSLNPYFLPSLLSAADYLYARWRMTKSVS, from the coding sequence ATGAAACCTGTTATATGCAATTACTATGTGACCTGCCGGTGCAATGCGCGCTGCGGATTCTGTTCAGTCTGGCGTGAAAACGGGGCTTCGGCTTCGGAGGAATCATCGCCCGCCGTGGTGTGCAGAAACCTCGGGGATGTGAAGCTTCTGGGAGTGAAAATTGTCGATTTCACCGGCGGAGAACCCCTTTTGTATGAGGGTTTGCCGCAGGTGCTCGCGTATGCCCGGAATATCGGGCTGAGAACCACGGTCACCACCAACGGTATACGGTATGTCGAACGGGCGTCCGGGCTCTCCGGTCTCGTTGACATTCTCCAGTTTTCCCTTGATGGCGCAGACCGTGCAACCCATGACCGTGTGACCGGCGTACCCTCCTTCGACCGTGTCATGGAGGGTTTGGAGGTCGCCCGCCTGCTCGGCGAACGCCCCGGTCTGATTCATACGGTCACCGATGAAAATCTCGGGGCTGTGCCCGATGTGTGTGCTCTTGCACGGAAGCTCGACGTTCTTCTGTTCCTCAATCCCTGTTTTTCCTATTTCGGCAATGGCGGTCTCTCGCGTGAAGGTGCGCTTAAGCTCGAGAATATGAGAGTTGGCAGCGGCGTCACCATCGACCGGGGATTTCTGAAATTCCTCATCGACGGCGGCAACAAAATGTCTTCTCCGCGCTGTCTGGCGGTCAGCTCGACCATCGTGATTTCTCCCGACGACAAGCTCCTGCTGCCGTGTTACCACCGGAAAGTCAGGTCTGTTCCCATCAACGGCCGTCTGCTGGCGCTGCGAAAATCGCGGATCGTCCATGAGGAACAGAGCCGTGAGGGCCGGTATCCCTTCTGCGAGGGATGCGCGATAAACTGTTATCTGCGGGCATCGCTGTTCAGAAGCCTCAACCCGTATTTTCTGCCGAGTCTGCTGTCGGCGGCTGACTACCTCTACGCCCGGTGGCGCATGACGAAATCGGTTTCCTGA